The nucleotide sequence ATTTTTGGAAGAAAGGAGGCATAATTTTATGGCAAGAAAGTTAACTCCAAAAGAGAAGATTCATAGGGCACTTAAGTATGCTGTATTAGTATTTATGCTGTTTATATTTATCATACCTATATTAGTAGTTTTTTTTGCAGCTTTCAAAACCAGAGAAGAATTTGCTACTACAGGCGTACTAACTATGCCAAGCAGTTTCTTAAATTTCGATAACTTTGCTGAATATATAAAGAAGGCAAACTTGCTCAGAGGATTTAAAAATACATTTATTATAATGGTTTTTTCTCTGTTTGGTTCAGTAATGACGGGTTCAATGAGTGCTTTCATTTTCAGTAGGTTTAAATCCAAGGTCAGCAACTTTGCTAATAACTTATTCTTATTGGCGGCAATTATTCCCGGTATAACTACCACAGTTGCCACCTTCCAGATAGTATCAAAGTTAGGTATGTTCAATACCAGATTGGCACCTATAGTTTTATACTTTGGTACAGATGTTATGTCGATTTATATTTTCTTGCAGTTCCTTGAAAATATTTCGGTTTCATTAGATGAATCAGCTATTATAGATGGTGCTAACTATTTTCAAATATTCTTTAAAATTATTATGCCACTACTGAAGCCTGCGGTCATAACAGTAGTAGTAATCAAGGGAATAGGTATATACAATGATTTCTATACTCCGTTCCTTTATACGCCAAAGCAGGAGTTATTGACAATATCTACTACTTTATATAATTTCAAAGGACCTTTTGGTTCACGCTGGGATATTATATGCGCTGGTATAGTTATTATAATAATTCCTACCTTAATAACCTTCTTATTATTGCAAAGTCGTATTTACAACGGATTAGCAGCTGGTTCAGTAAAAGAATAACTTTAATTTTAGGTAAAAGGAGAGTATACAATGAGTAGAATTATAGGAGAAAGTTTATCCAATATACCATGGCAGGACAAGCCAAAGGGCTTTACCGGACCAATGTGGCGTCATACAGAAAACCCGATAATTGGACGTAACCCGGTAAAGGGGGTAGCCAGAATTTTCAATAGTGCCGTTGTTCCTTATGAAGGAGAATTTATTGGAGTATTCCGTGGAGAAACAATTAACGGAAGACCTCATATATATTTGGGGAGAAGTAAGGATGCCATACACTGGAACTTTGAAGAAGAGAAAGTTCAGTTTGTAGATGAAGAAGGAAAGCCATATCAACCTTTATATGCCTATGATCCAAGACTGGTTAAAGTAGAAGACGCATACTATATAATCTGGTGCGGAGACTTTAACGGTGCTTCAATCGGTCTTGCAAAGACAACTGATTTTAAGACTTTTGTACGTTTAGAAAATCCATTTTTACCTTTCAATAGAAATGGAGTGCTATTCCCGCGTAAGGTAAATGGTAAGTATTTAATGTTATCAAGGCCAAGTGATAGTGGACATACTCCTTTTGGTGATATTATGTTAAGCCAAAGCCCAGATTTAAAATATTGGGGAGAGCACAGAATTGTTA is from Clostridium thermarum and encodes:
- a CDS encoding carbohydrate ABC transporter permease: MARKLTPKEKIHRALKYAVLVFMLFIFIIPILVVFFAAFKTREEFATTGVLTMPSSFLNFDNFAEYIKKANLLRGFKNTFIIMVFSLFGSVMTGSMSAFIFSRFKSKVSNFANNLFLLAAIIPGITTTVATFQIVSKLGMFNTRLAPIVLYFGTDVMSIYIFLQFLENISVSLDESAIIDGANYFQIFFKIIMPLLKPAVITVVVIKGIGIYNDFYTPFLYTPKQELLTISTTLYNFKGPFGSRWDIICAGIVIIIIPTLITFLLLQSRIYNGLAAGSVKE
- a CDS encoding glycoside hydrolase family 130 protein, coding for MSRIIGESLSNIPWQDKPKGFTGPMWRHTENPIIGRNPVKGVARIFNSAVVPYEGEFIGVFRGETINGRPHIYLGRSKDAIHWNFEEEKVQFVDEEGKPYQPLYAYDPRLVKVEDAYYIIWCGDFNGASIGLAKTTDFKTFVRLENPFLPFNRNGVLFPRKVNGKYLMLSRPSDSGHTPFGDIMLSQSPDLKYWGEHRIVMQRGGSGWWQTVKIGCGAAPIELDDGWLIFYHGVTGTCNGLVYSMSAAILDKDNPSKVIYRAGSFMLTPEEWYEERGFVPNVVFPCAALCDAETGRIAVYYGAADTYVAVAYTTVEETVKFIKEHNELVGLDGTDGRM